In one Lolium rigidum isolate FL_2022 chromosome 3, APGP_CSIRO_Lrig_0.1, whole genome shotgun sequence genomic region, the following are encoded:
- the LOC124696663 gene encoding uncharacterized protein At5g01610: MEKALTKLSSFTIPRKAKQELTAIGGDISRISSTVEEKAKWVFEKLKGKPNKSLPDLLRDYNLPPGLFPKNIICYEYDQTSSRLVVHLAKPCEVSFKDSSMIRYSTRVKATLSRGKLSAIEGMKTKVVVWVKVTTVNLESFRSDKVCFIAGVKKLRQKDAYEMPRESVSVEEF; this comes from the exons ATGGAGAAGGCCCTCACCAAGCTCAGCAGCTTCACCATCCCCCGGAAGGCCAAGCAGGAGCTCACCGCCATCGGCGGCGACATCTCG CGTATCTCAAGCACCGTGGAGGAGAAGGCCAAGTGGGTCTTCGAGAAGCTCAAAG GCAAACCAAACAAGTCACTGCCTGATCTCCTGCGCGACTACAACCTCCCTCCGGGCCTCTTCCCTAAGAATATCATCTGTTACGAATATGATCAGACAAGCTCCAGGCTAGTGGTACACCTGGCGAAGCCCTGCGAGGTGAGCTTCAAGGATTCCTCCATGATACGGTACTCTACTCGCGTCAAGGCCACTCTGTCCCGCGGCAAGCTTTCGGCGATCGAAGGAATGAAGACCAAGGTGGTGGTTTGGGTGAAGGTGACCACCGTGAACCTGGAGAGCTTCAGGTCCGACAAGGTGTGCTTCATAGCCGGTGTGAAGAAGCTGAGGCAGAAGGATGCTTACGAGATGCCCCGTGAAAGCGTCTCCGTGGAGGAGTTCTGA